From uncultured Fusobacterium sp., the proteins below share one genomic window:
- a CDS encoding siphovirus Gp157 family protein has product MAGMKLYEIRNGMIDTLDIFLESDQTEIDRENYNDIMDYLKEELKSKSTDLIKYIRNLELENTVTKLEIERLEDLKKGKEKKIKSIKSYIKGILLDLDKKKVETELGNLSLRKTTSVEITDISKIPKEYLVVKEEVTPSKKLIGDSLKKNILIDGVVLKEDYSVLIK; this is encoded by the coding sequence ATGGCAGGAATGAAGCTATATGAGATTAGAAATGGAATGATTGATACTCTAGACATATTTCTAGAAAGTGATCAAACAGAGATAGACAGAGAGAACTATAACGATATTATGGATTATTTAAAGGAAGAGTTAAAGAGCAAAAGCACTGATCTAATAAAGTATATTAGAAACTTGGAGCTAGAGAATACAGTGACTAAGCTAGAGATTGAAAGATTAGAGGATCTTAAAAAAGGTAAGGAAAAGAAAATTAAGTCAATTAAGAGCTATATAAAGGGAATCTTACTTGATTTAGATAAAAAGAAAGTAGAAACAGAGTTAGGAAACCTTAGCCTTAGAAAAACTACAAGTGTGGAGATAACAGATATTTCAAAGATACCTAAAGAGTACTTAGTAGTAAAAGAGGAAGTCACACCATCTAAAAAACTTATAGGAGATAGTCTAAAGAAAAATATACTGATTGATGGAGTAGTTTTAAAAGAGGACTATTCAGTGTTGATAAAATAA